CAATCTCAAGGCTGAATAACCCGAACTGGTTTGTAGTATCTGCATGTGTCTCGCTGTAAACTACTGTACCTGCAGGGATTGTTTGAAGAATACTAATCTTCAATCCAATCTTTTGATTGGGTAGTACGTTACCCGTATTATCTCTCGCTATTGCCTGATATTTGAAGGCTTGGGGAGATTGGGCGAACGTTCCTAACGCTCCGAGCGTTAGGAACGCTGCCACTGTGAATGTTAAAGTTAATTTTTTCATGGTTTTACAGTTTTATTGTCCCCCCGAGTACTCGGGGGGACAGGGTTAATTTAATTTACTTTTTGAATTTTATATGAATTGATTAGTTTGCCTTTTTCTGTTGTTATTTTTAAAAAGTAACTGCCTGTGGCATATTCTCTCATATTGAGTTGATAGGTAATAACAGTACCTGCAATTTTTTCATTTGTTAATATTTTTCCGGTTATATCCGTTAATTCAATTTTCAGGTTTGAATTATCAACGTCACCGTTAATGTTAATCTGTAAGGTATTGCTAATCGGATTAGGAAAAACTGAGATATTGAAACCCAAATCAGGATTTTCTTTTATGCTTGTTATATCATAGTTTGTCTGATGAAAACCCTGTGTGATGATGTTATTGGTGTTTGAAACTGTTTCAATTACCGGCTCGCCAATTGTCCAGCTTAATTGGGCATTGGTTCCTGTGTAATGGTCGCCTGAAGTGGCATAAACTTCCGGTGAAACGGATTGGCTTATACCTGTAAAACAGAATAATATGCCTGATAGAATTAATAATATTTTTCTCATGGTCTTATATTTTTGAGGTTGAATTCAGCAAGATATAAAGTGCAAAGATACAAAATTATATGTAATGCAAGTTATTGAATTGATTTTAATTATCTGTCAAAGAACTACGAAATTTTCTGTTGAAACAAAAGTGTCAAATTGTTACTCCTTGTTAAAATAAATTATTGATTTCTGAGTTAAGTCTCTTATTATTATCCTCCCGGTTTTGATATATTTCATCAATCAATTCATCCCAAATTAAATCATTATACTGTTCTTTTTCATCATCAATATCAATTTGTTTTTGAGGAACATATATACGAAATGTATGAATTATTTCATATAAATTTTTAAGATAATTCACCGGTATATTATCTAATTCTATGAGTATATTTTTTAATAACGTTTTTTTCTCCATAGTTTTAAATTTTTAAAAGATTTATCTTGTGGCATTTTCCTGTTAATTCATTTTCAACCAGAAGCATTCCGGCATCTAATTTTAATTGTTTATTCGCATTTAATAATTCAATTCCAAATATTTTTCCATCTGCAGATATATCTACAACAACATCATCACTTAAAGGATGGCTTACTACAGTTGTTTCAGATTTTTGTAACTGAATATAGGCAATATTGCGTTTTGGATTGTATGAAATTTTCATAACTATTGGGTTTAATAAAATTTTGTAATAGATGAATTATAAATCCCGCGAATTATAGAAAGATAGTCATGTGTTATCATTTTTACATTCTTTAGATCATTTGCTTGATGCTTACTTACTGCCGACTGCCAACTGGCGACTGCCGACTGGCGACTGCCAACTGCCAACTGCCGACTACCGACTGCCGACTGCCAACTGCCGACTGCCAACTGCCGACTGCCGACTGCCGACTGCCGACTTAGACAGCCCCTCAATCCTTATACGGATCATACACCCCCAACCCCGCCATCGCCACGCCTATCGGCTTTAATTTGTGCAGGATTTTTATGGTATCTTTATGGTATTCCAATACCTGGTCAAGGGATTTATAAACTTCCGGGGCTTCGTCTGGGCCGCTGCCCCTGAGTTCAATGCCCTTGCGTTTCATCCTTTTTAATACAGCAGGAAAATTAACCAACCCTTTTGAAACGATCATTGGTCTTTTAATTCCGTCTTTGCCCCTTACCCATTTGGTTTTTCCTGCAGCCTTTCTTCTTGACATCACGCGCCCTGCTCCATGTACCGTTGAATACAATGACTCCTTTGACCTGGCGCTGTCAACACCCTCTAATATCACCGAAATATCTTCCATCGTTGAACCGACAAACCCTTTTTGTTCAGGGTAGGCAGGGGTACATCCCTTTCTTATGATCCAGTATTTTTTTTCAAAATGCTCCTCCCGCCAGGCAAAGTTATGGTGATTGTGCACCTCATAAAGCGACTTCGCCCGCAGTATTTCCAGCACTTTTTTTACTACCACATCCCGCCCTGCATAAGCATAGTCGCCAGCCAGGTGCATAGCTTCAATATAGTCTTGTCCCATAGGATTCCTGACGTCAATTAAAACAGGCGGGCTGTCCATGCCTACATCTTTTACTCTATCTCCAAACTCCTTGCCTTGGGCAAGAGCTAAAAAACCGTTAGCGGTTTTGTTTCCGAAGCCTCTTGAACCAAAATGAACACCGATCCAGAGTTTGCCGGCATCGTCTTCAAACAGATCCACATAATGATTTCCACCACCCACCGTACCAAGCTGCGCTCTTGCAATGTTTAAGAGTTTTTTTTGTGGTTTAAACTCAGCTTTTGCTATCTTGTCAAATACAGGATGATCTACAGGCTTAGGATTTGGCCTGCCTACTCCAAAACCGATCTGTTTGAATAGCTCATCCATCACATTTTTGAGATCAATATCCTTTGCGTCAATATCTGTCATTACAGCTTTATTTCCGCAGGCAATGTCATACCCCACTCCTGAAGGACTAATATGATTTTCATAGGCAATAGCCCCGCCTATCGGCTGGCTGTAACCGGGATGATGATCTGCACACAACACGGCATAGTCTGCGTTTTCCGAGCAATTTTTTAGTTGTTGCAGCGCTCTTTCATCAACTTCTCCGAATGTGGTGATCTTTTTATACACAGATTACACAGATTTAATAAGATTACACAGATTTTTTATCCCCGTACTCGGGGAAGAGACGTAATGTTTATAAATATTTCAATTTAAATACATTTTTTCTGTTTGTAAGTTGCAAATATAAAGAGAAAAGCTGAAACTTTGAGAAATTTTTACAACCTTACAACCATATAAATCTAAATTAAACTTATGAGTCCACTCTAAAAAGTGTTTTTGGTTCTCGCAAAGGCGCAAAGAGCGCAAAGTTATATACTTAACTAATTGATATTCAATCCTTTGCGAACTTTGCGTCTTTGCGAGAAACGATTTCTTTTCAATTTTTTACTTTTTAGAGTGGACTCACTTATTAACTGTGAAATCTTTTATTATCTGTGTAATCTTATTAAATCTGTGCAATCTGTGTATAGCTCAATATTTTGACCTTGGCCAGGACCCTGCCGGTACTAAATGGCAGCAAATAAATACGGAAAATTTTCAAATCATTTTTCCTGAAGAATTCAGCGGCCAGGCACAACACCTGGCAAATTCTTTAGAACAGGTTTATATTTATGCATCAAATTCACTCAATTACCAGCCAAAAAAGGTTTCTGTTATTATCCACAATCAGTCTTCCACTTCTAATGCCGTAGTACTTTGGGCGCCCAAAAGGATTGAATTTTATACAACGCCTTCTCAAAATACCTATCCCCAGCCATGGTTAG
Above is a window of Cytophagales bacterium DNA encoding:
- a CDS encoding T9SS type A sorting domain-containing protein, which gives rise to MRKILLILSGILFCFTGISQSVSPEVYATSGDHYTGTNAQLSWTIGEPVIETVSNTNNIITQGFHQTNYDITSIKENPDLGFNISVFPNPISNTLQININGDVDNSNLKIELTDITGKILTNEKIAGTVITYQLNMREYATGSYFLKITTEKGKLINSYKIQKVN
- a CDS encoding DUF2283 domain-containing protein, whose amino-acid sequence is MKISYNPKRNIAYIQLQKSETTVVSHPLSDDVVVDISADGKIFGIELLNANKQLKLDAGMLLVENELTGKCHKINLLKI
- a CDS encoding RtcB family protein, with the translated sequence MYKKITTFGEVDERALQQLKNCSENADYAVLCADHHPGYSQPIGGAIAYENHISPSGVGYDIACGNKAVMTDIDAKDIDLKNVMDELFKQIGFGVGRPNPKPVDHPVFDKIAKAEFKPQKKLLNIARAQLGTVGGGNHYVDLFEDDAGKLWIGVHFGSRGFGNKTANGFLALAQGKEFGDRVKDVGMDSPPVLIDVRNPMGQDYIEAMHLAGDYAYAGRDVVVKKVLEILRAKSLYEVHNHHNFAWREEHFEKKYWIIRKGCTPAYPEQKGFVGSTMEDISVILEGVDSARSKESLYSTVHGAGRVMSRRKAAGKTKWVRGKDGIKRPMIVSKGLVNFPAVLKRMKRKGIELRGSGPDEAPEVYKSLDQVLEYHKDTIKILHKLKPIGVAMAGLGVYDPYKD